The genomic window CCGAAGTACCTCAAGCTCCGCGGCCTCCGCCTCGCCGCGATCGTCCTCCCGGACTCATGCGACGTCGGGCCGATCGCCGCCCTGCTGGACGATCCCGAGCTGCGCGAGTACGCCCGAGAGGCCCTCGAGGAGGCCAACACGGCGCCCGGCCGCTTGGCACTCCGCGGCAGGCTGGGCAAGTCCGATCCCGATTTCACGTGCGCGATCCTTGATTCCCTCGGCCGCATGAGGGACCGCGACGGCCTGGCGAAGATCTCGGAGATGACATCGAGCGACGACCCCAGGGTGCGCGCGGCCGCCTCCCGGGCCCTCGCCTGGGCCGGCGACCCGGCCTCCCTGGCGAACTGCCGCGAGGTCGTCGCGAAGGCCGACGCAGCCACGAAGGCCGACGCCTGGGATGCCGAGCTCCGGCTGCTGAACAAGATGGCCCTTCGCGAGGACTCGCGTCCGGCGGCCAGGGCGGGATACCGCGAGTTGATCGCCGCGTCCCATGGACAGGTGAAGGACGGGGCCCTCGCCGGGCTCGGCCGGATCGGCACGGTGGCCGACATCCCGGCGATCGCCTCCGCGATCCGCCATGAGGACGCCCCCACCCTCAACGTCGGCGCGTCGGCGATGGGCTGCATCCCCGGCCGCGAGGCCTCGCAGGGGCTTGCGAGGATCTATGGAGGCCTCCCGGATCGCGTCAAGCTCGCCCTCCTTCCGGTGATGGGCGCCAGGCCGGATGACTGTGCCCTGCCGCTGATCGCGGAGGTCGCCCGCGGCGGCGACGCGGCATTCCGCGCGATGGCCCTCCGCGCGCTCGGGGCCTCCAGCGAGCCGAAGGCGCTGGAGATGCTGCGGGCCGAGGCCGAGAGGGGCGACGCGGCCGACCGGACCCTGGCCAAGGACGTCCTCGCCGCGGCGGAGGCCCGCCTCAACCGGGAGCGGCTGGCGAGGCTCGGGAGCGGCTACGGGCACGAGACCGACCTCCTCGCCCTCCACGGTGTCATCGGCAGGTGGCACGTCGTCGGCCCCTTCGACCTGGGCGAGAAGAACGAGGGCTGGGCCAGGGACTACATCTCCGAGCCGGACGTCAACGTCGTCGCGCGGTACATGGCCGGCAAGGTCCGGCGACAGTGGAAACCGCTGACGACCCAGGACCCACACGGCAAGATCGACCTCCGCGCCAACCTCGCCGACCGCGACAAGTGCATCGGCTACGCCTACGCCGAGATCGAGGTGGACAGGCCCACCGACGCGGTCCTCCTCCTCGGCGTGGACGACGGCGAGAAGGTCTGGGTCAACGGCAAGAAGGTCTTCGAGCTCTTCGAGGCCCGCGGCCTGACCGTGGACCAGGACAAGATCCCGATCCGCCTCATCGCCGGCACCAATAAGATCCTGCTGAAGATCTACCAGAACACCCTCGGCTGGGAATTCTGCGCCAGGGTCGCCACCCCCGACGGCCAGCCCATCCCCATCAGGCAGAGGGCCGACTGAACGAGGCGCCCACACGCCGAGGGCGGGGAGCCGCGCCGGAGTCGGCCCCCGCCTTCCTCCTTGCGCCGGCCTGCTAAATTTTCAGCATAGACCACTTGTGCGCGGAGGCCAGAGTGCTAATATTTTAGCCGAGTGCAGATTTTTCAACATGCCGCTCGTGCCAGAATTCGGGGGGATCCGTCGATGTCAAGGCCTGCGGGCGAGGAGCTGAGCCGCCGCGAGCGGCAGATGATGGACGTGGTCTATCGGCTCGGCCGGGCGACGGCGGCGGACGTTCAGCAGGCCATCCCGGATCCGCCCAGCTATTCTGCGGTGCGGGCCATCCTGCGAATCCTGGAAGAGAAAGGGCACCTGAAGCACGAGCAGGACGGCCCCCGCTACGTCTTCCTGCCGAAGGTCTCTCGCGAGAGGGCCCGCCGCTCCGCGCTGCGGCAGCTCGTGCAGACTTTCTTCGAGGGCTCGACGGCCCAGGCGGTGGCCGCACTGCTGGGGGAACCCGACGCGAAGCTGTCCGATGAGGAGATCGGGCGGCTGGCGATACTCATCGCGCAGGCCCGGAAGGAGGATCGTTGACGATGGACACTCCCCTCGAACGCATCGCCTCTGCATTGGCGGCCTCCATCTCCGACGCGACCGCGAGGGCGACGGTCGTCTTGCTGATCGCCGGCATCGTCGCGGCGGTGCTCGGCCGATCCTCGGCCTCCCTCCGCCATGCGATCTGGACGGTGGCGCTGGCCGCCGCCGTCGCGATGCCCGCGCTCCTCGTGTTGCTCCCGGGATGGCGGATTGGCATCCCGCTCGCCGCTCGGATCCGGGAGGCGGCTTCAACCCCGTCCTCTTCCTTCGCGATTCCTGAGCCTGAACCGGAGAAGGACTCGCCGATGGCGGGAGCCATCCGGCCGCATCCGTCACGGCCCGTCTCGGAGGCTCCGATCTCCGCTCCGCCCCCGGTGCCGGGTCGCGGGATCACGGCGGGCCTGGCGCTGATCGGGGTCTGGATGGCGGGCGCGACGGCGGCCCTACTTCCCACGCTCGCGGCCAGGATGCGGCTGACGCGGATCCGGAGGCATGGCGCGATCCCGGCGGGGAGCCGCGTCCGCGACATCGCCCAGCATCTCCAGGGGGCCCTGCGTGTCTCCGGCCACGTCACACTCCTCCTCGGCAAGGGGGGCGGCTCGCCCATGACGTGGGGGATCTTGAGGCCGGTCATCCTCCTGCCCGCGGACTCCTAGGGTTGGCCCGCCGGTCGCCTCCGCCTGGTGCTGCTGCACGAGCTGGCGCACATCCTCAGGCGAGACTGCCTCACCCAGCTTGTCGGCCGCCTCGCATGTGCCGCCTACTGGTTCCACCCATTGGCCTGGATGGCGGCCCAACGCCAGCGGGCCGAGAGCGAGCGGGCCTGCGACGATCTCGTGCTGCGAGCCGGATCGCGGGCCTCGGATTACGCAGACTGCCTGCTGACTCTCGCGCGGGCCTCGCGCGGGCAAGCCGGGCTCGTCGCCGCAGCCGTCCCCATGGCCCGGCCGTCGCAGCTGGAAAGTCGGGTGCTGGCGATCCTGGACGGCTCGCGGACTCGTCGTTGCCTGACCGGGCGGGGCAAGATCGCGATCGCGGCCGCAACGGCCGGGCTGCTCCTGCCGCTGGCCACCGCCCGACTGGCGATCACCACCGCAAGGGCGGAGGCCGACGGATCCGGCTCGAATTCGCGGGCGATCGTCTCGGGCCGCGTGCTCGATGCCGACGGCAATCCGGTGCCCGGCGCGAAGGTCGCGATCATCGGACGCCGGCGGCTCTCGACCCTGACGGCACGGACGGAGACGCAGGAGGCCCTCATCGGGCGGGCCGAGTCGGATGCCCGGGGTGGGTACCGCCTGGAGATCCCGCGGCCGACGTCCTTGTCCCATTACGAAGTGCACGCCATGGCCGTCGCGCCGGGCCTCGGGGCCGGCTGGACCGAGATCGTTCGCGACGACCCCGCCCCGATGGCCGACGTCCGGCTGAGCAGAGGGCGGACCGCGGAAGGCCGACTGGTCGATGCCCAGGGGAGGCCCGTCAGGGGCGTCGTGCTCCGAGTGGCCCGCCTGGGCGTCCCCAGGCCGGAGGGGAGGGGGGTGGACGGCGTCGGCTTCTCGGAGGCGGCTCCCCGCGAGCTGGAGGACATGTGGCCCGGCGGGGCAACTTCGGGTGCCGATGGATCGTTCCGAATCGCGGGCATCGGCCGGGGCACCACCGTGTGGCTCTCGATCGATGAACCTCGTTTCGCCGAACGGCACGTCTCCCTCAAGGACGACGGCAAGCGTGAGCGGCCGCCAGAGACATTCGTCCTGCATCCCGGAATGAGCGTGTCCGGGAGGGTGACGCTGGCCGACACGGGCGAGCCGATGAAGGATGCGATCGTCGAGGTCCGAGCCGGGGCTGACGTCTTCAACGCGGCGCGCGTCAGGACGCGTACCGACGCCAACGGCCGCTTCGAGTCGGGCCCGCCCCCCGGCAGCCATGTGGCCGTCTGTGTCTATCCTCCGAGCGGCTCGCCCCATGTCGTGTTCGAGAGGAACGTCGAGAACCACGACCCCAGGAAGCCCTGCGTCATGGACGTCGCGGTGCCTCGCGGAGTGCTCATCCAGGGGACGGTCACCGAGCGGGGAAGCGGGAGGCCGCTGCCCGGCGCGAGCGTCTATTACGAGAACGGCGGGGGCAACGTGGTGAGCGGGCAGGGTGCCATACCAGGCTGGATGTCGGCCGTTTCCGCCGACGCCCGGGGCCGATACGCCATCGCCGTCACTCCCGGCAAGGGGCACCTGCTCTGCTACGGCCCGACGGCCGAGTTCGTCTACGAGACGAGGAGTGACAGGGAGCTCCGAGGGGGCACGGAAGAGGGTCGGCGCAACTACGCACACGCGTTCCGCGCTTACGAGGTCAAGCTGGCAGACGGTCGGGCTGACATGGACGTCGCCCTGACGCCCGGGCTGACGATCTGGGGCAAAGTCGTCGGCCCCGACGGGCAGCCCGTTGCGAAGGCTGAGATCATCTCCACCCTCTACATCTCCCCGTTCCACACGACCTGGCGTGGCGACTTCACCATCCCTGTCAGGGACGGCCGCTTCGAGATCCATGGCTTCCCGCCGGACCGCAATGTGAAGGCTTCCATCCTGGACGCCGAAAGAGGGTGAGGCGCGACGGTCAACCTGGCTCCCGCGATGGCGAAGGAGCCCCCTATCCTGACGCTCCAGCCGGGCGGGACCGCCGCGGCGCGGATCGTGGATGCGAGCGGGCGAGCCGTCGAGGGCGACGCGGCCAGGATCAACATCGTCTCCACGCCGGGGCATGGCATGGACTACTACGGCAGGTCGCTCAATGGGAAGGAGCGCGGGGGGCTCATGGCCGATGAGGACCTGTATGCGAACGTCGATCGGACGAACTACTGGGATGGCCCGCGATCGGATCGCAACGGACGGATCACGATGTCCAGGCTGATCCCGGGTGCGACTTACCGGGTCTATGAACTCTCGGAGACGCTCGAGGGGCCGCCTCTCTACCGGTGGAGGGACTTCACCGTGCAGCCGGGCGGGGTCACCGATCTTGGGGAGATCCGCAGCGGGCGCAAACCGGCCGGTTGAGCCGGGGAACGATGCTCGGCCGGTTGCGGACAGACCGCCCAGGTCCGTCTCGTCGCACGGTCCTGGGCGGTCGAGATGCCCGGCCGTCCCGCATCACGCGGCCGCGAGCCACTTCTTGATGCGGCTGACTTCCTTGGACCAGTTCGACCCGTTTCGGCGGCGGAGGTAGGCCTCGTACAGGAGGTCGATGGTCTGGGAGAGGTGGCGGAGGCTGTCCACCCTGGCGGAGCGGATGTCCTCGGAGGAGAGGCCCTGCTCCTCGGGCTTCGGGAAGGCGGCGCCGGAAACGGCCATGCTCTCGGCCTGGAGGGTCAGCTCGTACTGGATGCCGTGGCGGACGAGGATCAGGCCGACCTTTCGCGGCAGCTTGCCGGACTGGAGGGCGCGGAAGGCCTCCGGCAGCCGAGTCGGGGAGTCGTCGGTGAGGCTGTCCCGACCGGTCTCGCCGAGCGGGCAGTCGAGCGTCAGCGTCTTGGCCACCATCACGGCCACGTCCGAGCTGTCGGACAGCGGGATGGTGTCGCTGACGTTCTGGATCGTGTGCCAGAGCCAGACGAGGAACTCGTTGCCGAGCTGATCCATGACGTTGGGGGCATTCTCGGCCCACGCGACGGCCGCGAGCTCGGACTGCTCCCCCCCGAAGAGATTCAGCGTGGCGGCTCCGATCGCGTCCGCGTCGCCCTCGGCCGCGGCCAGGGTGCCGGCGGAGATGGGCTCCAGGGTCCGGTCGAACGTCTCGCGGAAGAGGGAGAGCAGCCGCTCGCGGGCGGTGTTGCTCGCCGTCCCGGCGTAGAGGATCCCGTTCTGCCCGTCCCAGAGGACGGGGAAGTGGCTCATGCGGCGGAACCGGCCGTCGGCCGCATCCGCCTGGGCGCGGGCGAGCGCCGCCTCCTTCGCCTCCTGGCGCTGGGCCTTGGTCGGCCGGCCGCTCGGGTTGTTCTTGGCGATCCCGGCGAGCTCGATCTGGGTGTAGGCCTTCAGCAGGGTGCCGGGGATCTTGTCGGTGTCCGTCCGCATCGCCAGGTGGAGCGAATCGTTGACGAGGTTCTTGGCGAGGTCGAAGGACACGTCCAGGACATGGTCCCCACCGGACCACCCCACGCTGATGCCGTCGGCGGCGGCGATCCCGCCCTTGCCGATCGCGTGCTTGCCCACGAGCTCGAGCAATTCCTCGCTGAACGGCAGCGGCGAATCGCCGCCGACTCGATACCGGGTGAAGGTGACGCGTCCGTTCAGGAAGCCCATTTCCGTTCCTCCTAGGGGCCGCCCGACGCCGGGGGCGCGGGCACGGCGGATGTCCGTAGTGCCGTCTGGTCACCTTTACATCGGCGGCCGGGGGAGAGGACTGGAGCGTACCGACGGCCGCGGGGGCCCCGACCGTGCGCGTGGGCCGATTGGTTCCGGTCAGGTCAAGTTGACAAACTGGAGGGGGTATTCCGGCCCGTGCTCCTTGAGGTAGGCGATCACGGCCTGGAGCTCATCGAGCTTCTTCCCGGTAACCCGGACCTTGTCCTCCATGATCTGGGCCTGCACCTTGAGCTTGAGCTGCTTGATGTCCTTGACGATCTTCCGGGCGTCCTCCGTGTCGACCCCGGTGTGGAGCTTGAGGACCTCGCGGACGGTGTCGTGCGACGCGTCCTCCACCTTGCCCCGGATGAGAGCCTTCACGGGCACACCTCGCTTGGCCATCTTCTCCTTGAGGACCTGGAGGACCGTGTCGAGCTGGCCCTTGTGGTTGGCCAGGACCGTGATGGCATTCTCCTTCTTGTCGAACTCGAGCGACGCCTTCGTCCCCTTGAAGTCGTAGCGGACCGCGATCTCCCTCTGGGCCTGGTCGATCGCGTTGTGCATCTCGACGTGGTTGATCTCGCTGACGACGTCGAACGAATGGTTGTCGGCCATGGGGACTTCCTCCCGGGGGATGGGTCGTGGTGCGCGCGATCGGACCGTGCGCGGCGATCGCGTCCAGGATACCCGCTTCAGGCCACCTTCAGCAGCGCGGCGGCGATCATGATCAGGCCCCCCGCGGCGAGCGGCCCGGCGACCAGCCGGATCATCCTCGAGGCCGACGCGCCGGAGAGCGTGGCGCACATGGCGACCACCGCGGCGGCGGGACTCATGGTCCGCCCGAAGTGGGCCCCCAGCGATGCGAGGGTGCCCAGCCGCACCGGGTCGATTCCCATGGACGAGGAGACGGGGACGAAGAACTCCATCACCGAGACGGCCGGCGCGATCCCGGTGCCGGACGCGACCGCGAGCGCCCAGGGGGCGACGGCGGCGACCGCGATCGTCAGGCCGGGCGAGCCGACCAGGCCACGGATGATCAGGCCGATGAGGCCGCTCAGTCGGATCCCCTCGGCGAAGGTGGAGGCGGCGACGATGAGCGAGATGACGTGGGTGTAAGCATAGCCGGCGCCGTCGAAGAACGCCGTGCCGAAGCGGCGGATCGCCCGGGGCGACGTCAGCCCGGCGAGGACGATCCCGATGAGCATCGCCGCGAGGATCCGCGCCGGGTCCCGGAAGTCGTGGATCGGCGAGTAGCCCGCGAGCAGCGGGTCGGCGAAGAGGATCAGCAGCGGCACCACCGGGACGACGGCCTTGAGGAGGTTCACGCGCTCTTCGGGCACGTCCGCGATTGTCCGGCCTTCGGCCTCGTCCTGCGCCGCGTCGCGTCGCGGGGCCGACAGCCAGAAGGCGAGCAGCGCGGAGCCGCAGGCGAGGAGGTTGAGCCGGGCCGACCGCAGGACCGCCTCGTGCCCGGACAGCCCCGTCAGCTCGGCGAGCTTGCGCATCTCCACGGCGCCGGGGTTGAAGAGCTCCCCGCCCATCGAGGAGCCGAGCAGCAGCACGGCGCCGGCCACCTCGGGGCCGAGGCCGCTCGCCAGCAGGAGCGGGACTAGGATGGGCCCGAGGACGGCGGCGGTGCCCGTCTGGCTGACGATCGTCGAGTTGATCACGTAACCCGCCGCGATCCCGCCCGGCACGAGCAGCCAGCGGACCCTGCGGAGCGGCTTCAGGAGCAGCCGGACCAACTGCTGGTCGCAGCCGGTCAGCTTGAGGACGTGGGCGAATCCGAGGGCCGAGCAGATCGGGACGACGGTGGCCGCGTTGGCCATCTCCGCCACGACCTTGTCGAGCATCGGCACCATGCCGCCGGTGAGCGCGAAGAGGGGCACCGAAGCCGCCAGCAGCACGAGCCGGACCTCCACGCCGCGGACGATGAGCGCGGTCGCGGCGAGCAGGACGAGGATCGCGATCGCGATGGTCGGGTTCATGCGGCCGCCCCGGGCGGGGGCCGGGCCTCAGTGCCGCTTCGAAAGGAGATCGAAGAACGGCCCGACGTCCACGTTCCCGCCGCTGAGGATGATACCCACCCGCTCGCCCGGAACCGAGAGACCACCCCGGAGCAGGGGGGCGACGACCACGGCGCTGGACGGCTCGATGACGATCTTGAGCCGCTCCCAGACGAAGCGGGTCGCCTCGATCAGCTCGTCGTCGGTGGCCGTGACGATCTCGTCGACGTGTCGGGAGATGACGGCGAAGGTCCTCGCCCCCAGCGAGGTCCGCAGGCCGTCGGCGATCGTCCTGGGGTCGCCGGACGGCTGGATCGATCCGGTCTCGAGCGATCGCCTTGCGTCGTCCGCGGCGGCGGGCTCGGCGCCGATGACGTGGATGGCCGGCGCCCGCCCCTTGGCCACGATGGCCGTGCCCGAGGCCAGGCCGCCCCCGCCCACGGGGACGATGACCGCGTCGAGCCGCCCGACCTGGTCGAGCAGCTCAAGCGCCGCGGTCCCCTGGCCGGCGATGACGTCCCAGTCGTTGTAAGGGTGGATCAGGGAGAGATGATGCTCTCGCATCTCGGCGGCCACGGCGGCCTCGCGGGCGGCCAGGGTCGGCTCGCAGAAGACGATCCGGGCGCCGTAGCCCTCGGTCGCCGCCATCTTCACGGCCGGGGCGGTCCTGGGCATGACGATCGTCACCGGCACCCCGAGGAGCCTGCCGGCGAGGGCGAGCGCCTGCGCGTGGTTCCCCGAGGAATGGGTCACCACGCCGTGGAAGCGTCTCTCCTCGTCGAGCTGGAGGAGCGCATTCATGGCGCCGCGGAACTTGAAGGCCCCGACGCGCTGGAAGTTCTCGCACTTCAGGTAGACGTCGAGGCCCGACCGCTCGTTCAGGGTCGTCGACGTCAGCACGGGGGTGCGGTGGGCCCAGGGCGCGAGCCGCGTCGCCGCGGCCTCGACGTCGGCCAGGCCGATCTCCACGGGGATCGTCTCGTGGGAGCGGAGCGACATGGGGAGTGACCTCGAGCGGCCGTCGATCAATACTCGTGCCCCTCGGCCTTCTCCTCGGCCTCGGCCGCGGCGGCGAGCGGGGCTACCTGGGGCATCGTCCGCTCCTCGACCTCGCGCTGGATCCGGGCGATGGCCTGAGCCAGCGGCATCGCGCCCAGGTCGCCGGCGGTCCGGTCGCGGTAGGCGACGGCTTCCTGCTCCGCCTCCTTGGCGCCGACGACGAGCATGACCGGGATCTTCTCGAGCTGTGCGTAGCGGATCTTGGCGTTGATCTTCTCCGGTCGGTGGTCGAGCGTGGCCCGGAAGCCCGCGGCCAGGAGCCTGTGCAGCACGTCCCCCGCGTAGTCCGCGACCTTGTCCGAGATCGGCAGGACGCGGACCTGCTCCGGCGCCAGCCAGAGCGGGAAGGCGCCGGCGAAGTGCTCGATGAGGATGCCGAAGAACCGCTCCAGGCTGCCGAAGGGGGCGCGGTGGATCATGACGGGGCGGTGCAGGTGATTGTCCTGGCCGATGTACTCGAGCTTGAAACGCTCCGGCAGGACGTAGTCGAGCTGGACCGTCCCGAGCTGCCACTCGCGACCGAGGCAGTCCCGGACGATGAAATCGACCTTCGGGCCGTAGAAGGCGGCCTCGCCGGTGCCCACGAAGTACGGCAGCTTCATCTCGTCCAGCACGGCCGCGATCTCGTCCTCGGCCCGTCGCCAGATGTCGCCGTCCACGCCCTGGAACTTGGGGTCGCTCGGGTCGTGCTTGGAGAGCCGGATCTTGTAGTCGCCCAGGCCGAGGGAGCTCAGGACGAACTGGGTCAACTCCATCGTGGACTTGAACTCATCCTTCACCTGGTCGTGGGTGCAGAAGAGGTGGGCGTCGTCCTGGGTGAATCCCCGGACGCGGGTGAGGCCGGACAGCTCGCCCGACTGCTCGTAGCGGTACACCGTCCCGAACTCCGCCAGCCGGAGCGGCAGGTCGCGGTAGCTCCGCGGCTCGGCGGCATAGATCTGGATGTGGTGCGGGCAGTTCATCGGCTTGAGGAGGTATTCCTCGTAGTCGCAGTTCGCCTCGAGATAGGCGATCTTCTCCCCGTCGGTCATCTCGAAGAAGGACTTCGAGTAGGCGCGCGGGGACTCCCCGTCGAGCGGCTTCTCGGGGAGCCGCTCGGGGATGCCGGCGCGGGCCAGCAGCGTGCGCTGGGCTGCCTCGTCGACGGTGCCCGCGTGGAGGCCGTCGAGCAGCTCCTTCGCGGCGTCGTCGGTGAGCATCTTGAGGGGCGGGAACTGGGCGTCGCGGTACTTCGGGTAGTGTCCGCTGCACTGGTAGAGGTCGATCTTGCCGATGTGGGGCGTGTAGACCGGCTGATAGCCCCGCTTGAGGAGCTCGGCCTTCATGAACGTCTCGAGGAGGCCGCGGACCGTGGCGCCCTTCGGCATCCAGAGGATCAGGCCCTTCCCGACGAGCGGGGAGATCGTGAACAGCCCGAGCTCCTTTCCGATCTTCCGATGGTCACGCCTGCGGGCCTCCTCGACCTGGGCGAGGTAGGCGTCGAGCTCCTTCTTGTCGAAGAACGCCGTGCCGTAGACCCGCTGGAGCATCTTCCGGTCGGTCCGACCCTTCCAGTAGGCACCGGCGATGGAGAGGAGCTTGAACGCGCCCACCTTGCCGGCGTTGGGGATGTGCGGGCCCCGGCAGAGGTCCACGAACTCACCCTGGCGATAGAAGGAGAGGATGCCGTACTTGTGCAGCTCGCCGTCGATGTGCTCGACCTTCAGGTCCTGCCCGAGGTCCGCGACGAACTGGCGGGCGTCCTCGACGGGGAGGCTGAAGCGCTCGAAAGGCTCCGCGTCCTTGACGATCTTCGCCATCTCGTCCTCGATCGCGGCGAAGTCGGATTCGGAGAGGCTGCGGCCGTCGACCTCCACGTCGTAATAGAATCCGTTGGCCGTGGTGGGGCCGAAGGCGAGGCGCACGCCGGGGAACAGCCGCATGATGGCGCGGGCCATGATGTGGGCCGTCGAATGCCGGAGGACGTCGAGCGCCTCGCGATCGCGGGGCGTCAGGATGCGCATCTCGACGGCGTCGGTCGTCCCGTTCTCGAGCGGCCGGTCGAGGTCCACGATCGTCCCGTCGGCCACCGCGGCGACGGCGGCGTCGGCGAGCCGCTTGCCGATGCCGGCCGCCACGTCCCTCGGGCGGATCCCGTCCGGGAACTCCTTGATCGAACCATCCGGCAGCTTGATCTGGACCATCGTCGGGGGCATCTCCGATCTCTCTGGGCCGCATGGAGATCCGGGGACCCTGTGGCGCAGCTTCCCCGCGCCGTCGCGCTCCCGCGGCCCAAATCTTCCGGCGTCCAGATTAACCGAAGGTGCGGCCACATGCCACTGGCGTGGAAAGCCGCGAGGAGGCGGCCTGAATGCCCCCGCCGCGTCGGATGCAATCGTCACCCGTGGAATCGAAGGGCCGACGCTCCGACGGATCGGGCGAGACTTCTCGTCCCGGTTGTCCTATCATCCGAGGGAACAGCCAGCTCGCCGGCATCCGTCGAGGGATGGTCGGCGGCGGGGATCGACGCGACGACCGCGTATGGCGAGGGCCGGCGACGAGAGGCCCTCCTGAGGCCGCCACGACGACCCGGCAGCGACCGGGATTGCCCGCGTCCATCGCATCCGCCGGGGGGCGGTGGCGTGCGGCTCCAGCACCGATGTTCGCAACAGGAACGACCCCATGATGGACACGAGTTTTCGTCCGCTGCGCATCAAGGGCAAGGAGTTGATCCCGATCGTCCAGGGAGGCATGGGAGTTGGAATCTCCGCGCACCGGCTGGCGGGGAATGTTGCACGGCTCGGGGCCGTCGGGACGATCGCGGCCGTGGACCTCCGGCAGCACCACCCCGACCTGCTGGAGCGCACGCGCCGATGTCGGGACAGGGCGGCGATCGGCGAGGCCAACCGGGTCGCCCTCGATCGCGAGATCCGGGCCGCGAAGGAGATCGCCGGCGGGCGCGGCATGGTCGCGGTGAACGTCATGAGGGCGGTGAGCGATTACGCCACGTTCGTCCGCCAGTCTTGCGAGAGCGGGGCGGATGCCATCGTCATGGGCGCCGGCCTGCCGCTCGACCTCCCGGACCTCGCGGCCGATTTCCCGGACGTCGCCCTGATCCCGATCCTCTCCGACGTCCGCGGCATCAGCGTCGTCCTGAAGAAGTGGGCACGCAAGGAACGCCTGCCGGATGCCATCGTCATCGAGC from Aquisphaera giovannonii includes these protein-coding regions:
- the thrS gene encoding threonine--tRNA ligase, which gives rise to MPPTMVQIKLPDGSIKEFPDGIRPRDVAAGIGKRLADAAVAAVADGTIVDLDRPLENGTTDAVEMRILTPRDREALDVLRHSTAHIMARAIMRLFPGVRLAFGPTTANGFYYDVEVDGRSLSESDFAAIEDEMAKIVKDAEPFERFSLPVEDARQFVADLGQDLKVEHIDGELHKYGILSFYRQGEFVDLCRGPHIPNAGKVGAFKLLSIAGAYWKGRTDRKMLQRVYGTAFFDKKELDAYLAQVEEARRRDHRKIGKELGLFTISPLVGKGLILWMPKGATVRGLLETFMKAELLKRGYQPVYTPHIGKIDLYQCSGHYPKYRDAQFPPLKMLTDDAAKELLDGLHAGTVDEAAQRTLLARAGIPERLPEKPLDGESPRAYSKSFFEMTDGEKIAYLEANCDYEEYLLKPMNCPHHIQIYAAEPRSYRDLPLRLAEFGTVYRYEQSGELSGLTRVRGFTQDDAHLFCTHDQVKDEFKSTMELTQFVLSSLGLGDYKIRLSKHDPSDPKFQGVDGDIWRRAEDEIAAVLDEMKLPYFVGTGEAAFYGPKVDFIVRDCLGREWQLGTVQLDYVLPERFKLEYIGQDNHLHRPVMIHRAPFGSLERFFGILIEHFAGAFPLWLAPEQVRVLPISDKVADYAGDVLHRLLAAGFRATLDHRPEKINAKIRYAQLEKIPVMLVVGAKEAEQEAVAYRDRTAGDLGAMPLAQAIARIQREVEERTMPQVAPLAAAAEAEEKAEGHEY